A region from the Plasmodium malariae genome assembly, contig: PmUG01_00_39, whole genome shotgun sequence genome encodes:
- the PmUG01_00067400 gene encoding STP1 protein produces the protein MEKCLSSERGVLGLGALSYYSRSEFRIIAEKIKNETPSLINETNKSIFRRECLKLIDFLIQNKNAPRYVNQNKWEGTIKNWATSYFKLITKNHGGCFPILDNNEKKILELNYEALDFCENKNNKINEIQCLTRGRKISGECDETCSNKINEYNAWINEKYIHFSTQKVLIQNNCKNPQSQFPTNKCDILNPKTFSKLPECTVKYSVARTQLESAEKKTIPPDPDQTIDSVQSNPQDLQKQDSYIGHVEEEKTEVETEQEQVRQNLEPQTEELPSTKDSSTQGDSREIQDPQPINEQTSGSAIKQRKSSDDTAFSPNTGALEDMIDSKVISSSTSMQYALIGMFKKKKNIKRKQMKFLRIKVPSLFDKKSKFFTNYHLESPIYDDEEIIKKIKINERRKKVNLSKQKKDRSKIIIEVHMEVLEEYRNENWENRKDEFLEICIDEFTKEDNITYPNLKDDDLIIENVKCISDIKKQNILWNKWIQRHRNLSQNLKKDDWFNNLKDEWKREVAYIQEMEEIKKKSSNETQKVSFLEREKDIWRQWISKKGIIIQQYFDQYWNNGLAEELQNISDECVNEDTKNYVSLLNVEELKHKENYEELCKYIKKKLLTKFCILVLIAVLEECKKEVNLENRESYLDRSINEWKGEGYSSKKQEITENIIEYNKNDIENKRNEEFNAHIRKDSFRNEIEDWIREDDLYANSIVSDSTVDKSDEIEDKQFL, from the exons ATGGAAAAATGTTTATCCTCG GAAAGAGGTGTTCTTGGTTTAGGAGCTTTATCATACTATAGCAGATCAGAGTTTAGAATTATagcagaaaaaataaaaaatgaaactcCTTCCTTAATTAATGAGACTAATAAAAGCATTTTTAGGAGGGAATGCCTAAAATTGATTGATTTTCTAATACAGAATAAAAATGCACCACGTTAcgtaaatcaaaataaatgggaaggaacaataaaaaattgggCAACATCTTACTTTAAGCTTATAACTAAAAATCATGGTGGATGTTTTCCAATTTtagataataatgaaaaaaaaattttagaattaaatTATGAAGCACTAGATTTCTgcgaaaataaaaataataaaataaatgaaatacaaTGTCTTACAAGAGGACGTAAAATTTCAGGTGAATGTGATGAGACATgttcaaataaaattaatgaatataatgcatggattaatgaaaaatatatccaTTTTAGTACACAGAAAGTGCTCATACAAAATAATTGCAAAAATCCACAGTCCCAATTTCCAACAAATAAATGCGATATACTTAATCCTAAAACATTTAGTAAACTTCCTGAGTGCACGGTTAAATATTCAGTTGCAAGGACACAGCTTGAATctgcagaaaaaaaaacaattccTCCAGATCCTGATCAAACAATAGATAGCGTTCAATCTAATCCTCAAGATTTACAGAAACAAGACTCGTATATTGGACATGTAGAGGAAGAAAAAACTGAAGTAGAAACTGAACAAGAACAGGTTCGACAGAATCTTGAACCTCAAACTGAGGAACTACCTTCAACAAAAGATTCAAGTACTCAAGGTGACAGCAGGGAAATTCAGGATCCTCAACCTATAAACGAACAAACATCAGGATCTGCAATTAAACAAAGGAAATCATCCGATGATACAGCATTTTCTCCAAATACGGGAGCACTGGAAGACATGATTGATTCTAAAGTTATTTCTTCATCTACTTCAATGCAA tACGCATTAATAGGGAtgtttaagaaaaaaaaaaatataaaaagaaaacaaatgaaATTCCTTAGAATAAAAGTACCTTCActatttgataaaaaaagtaagttTTTCACAAATTATCACTTAGAAAGCCCAATAtatgatgatgaagaaatcataaaaaaaattaaaataaatgaacgtagaaaaaaagtaaacttgtcgaagcaaaaaaaagacaGATCAAAAATCATAATAGAAGTACATATGGAAGTACTCGAAGAATACAGAAATGAAAATTGGGAAAACCGCAAAGACGAATTCTTAGAAATATGCATAGATGAGTTCACAAAAGAGGATAATATAACCTATCCCAATTTAAAAGATGATGAtctaataatagaaaatgttaaatgtatcagtgatattaaaaaacaaaatattctaTGGAATAAATGGATACAAAGACATAGAAATCTTTCTCAAAATCTGAAAAAAGACGATTggtttaataatttgaagGATGAATGGAAAAGAGAAGTAGCTTACATACAAGAAatggaagaaataaaaaagaaatcttCAAATGAAACTCAAAAAGTTTCATTTttagaaagagaaaaagatatatggaGACAGTGGATATCAAAAAAGGGTATAATTATACAACAATATTTTGATCAGTACTGGAATAATGGATTAGCAGAGGAGTTGCAGAATATCTCAGATGAATGTGTAAATGAAGAtactaaaaattatgtatcaCTATTAAATGTAGAAGAATTGAAGCacaaagaaaattatgaagaattatgtaaatatataaaaaaaaaattattaacaaagtTTTGTATTCTCGTGCTTATAGCAGTATTAGAAGAATGTAAAAAGGAGGTAAACCTTGAAAATAGGGAATCATATTTGGATAGATCCATAAATGAATGGAAGGGAGAAGGATATTCAAgtaaaaaacaagaaattacagaaaatataattgaatataataaaaatgatatagaaaataaaagaaatgagGAATTTAATGCTCATATACGGAAAGATAGTTTCAGAAATGAGATAGAAGATTGGATAAGAGAAGATGACTTATATGCAAATTCTATAGTTAGTGATAGCACAGTAGACAAATCGGATGAAATAGAAGATAAACAGTTTCTATAA
- the PmUG01_00067600 gene encoding fam-l protein, translating to MEQKIKTTLFINISAFFLLPWIYHFKSDMSTFSKSTDENYKVSSTLVTRNYRLLAKYIQHKESINLVLKNDIRNNGYYKKKDIHNYEKLSKGKGNQTNDNSSKDPRRHKQDKKKKSCIFETKKYSHLEKKIFKELDFEDFLKNNRTISNQIYKKVIRKMYVLRIALPLILFSFLLISFILDLSVGYGVQNGLYKILKAFGCGEWMKTFGRKFSELVGGKWAIYLKPFFMPAFDSSGKSIPRVLDSFFGIVIYFLPFVILGVTFISWIIYYHKKVKKYEKIKFRKR from the exons atggaacaaaaaattaaaacaaccttatttattaacatttctgcgtttttccttttaccATGGATATACCATTTTAAGAGTGATATG AGTACATTTAGTAAATCCACGGACGAAAACTACAAGGTTAGTAGCACATTAGTTACAAGAAATTATCGAttactagcaaaatatatacaacataAGGAATCAATTAAtttagtattaaaaaatgatatacgAAATAATggatattacaaaaaaaaagatatacataattatgaaaaattatccAAAGGTAAGGGTAATCAAACAAACGATAATTCATCAAAAGATCCGAGAAGACACAAAcaagataagaaaaaaaaatcttgtatatttgaaacaaaaaaatattctcatctagaaaaaaaaatattcaaagaacttgattttgaagattttcttaaaaacaacAGAACAATTAGTAAtcaaatttacaaaaaagttATACGAAAAATGTACGTATTACGAATTGCTTTAcctttaatattattctcttttttactGATATCATTCATATTAGATTTATCTGTGGGTTACGGTGTTCAAAATGGGTTATATAAGATATTGAAAGCTTTTGGATGTGGTGAATGGATGAAGACATTTGGCAGAAAGTTTAGTGAACTTGTAGGGGGAAAATGGGCTATATATTTAAAGCCGTTCTTTATGCCTGCATTTGATTCCAGTGGGAAGTCCATTCCTCGTGTATTAGATTCTTTCTTCGgtattgtaatttattttttacctttCGTTATATTAGGTGTCACATTTATATCGTGgataatttattatcataaaaaagttaaaaaatatgaaaaaattaagttcagaaaaaggtaa
- the PmUG01_00067900 gene encoding Plasmodium exported protein, unknown function: MKTKNKLLFSNIIFMFMWLSWVRYISSDKNKFNISLDENYNLRKKLDRRTCRLLSKYRPIKDSITVLLKENISNNEKYKEKYVLNDVELTRGRNIHPSKSSSNNIECYENSRKSKSLVCPRKDPHFGKRILDKIYYSNNVKCGMNSDFNFLKNCKKKKIYFLYALFFLFVVRLILDIASIDFKNWNINLNFLREWEIPAQMLSYILTLIFLLITIYIFNKIKKYDKMLHIKSKMNNSQYRDFRKIGF, from the exons atgaaaacaaaaaataagttactgttttctaatataatttttatgtttatgtggTTAAGTTGGGTGCGCTATATTAGCAGTGATAag aatAAGTTTAATATATCTTTGGACGAAAACTACAATCTTCGTAAAAAGCTAGATAGAAGAACATGTAGattattatcaaaatataGGCCGATTAAGGATTCAATTActgtattattaaaagaaaatatttcaaataatgaaaaatacaaagaaaaatatgtattaaacGATGTTGAATTAACAAGAGGAAGAAATATACATCCAAGTAAAAGTTCatcaaataatatagaatGCTATGAAAATTCTAGGAAAAGTAAATCTTTAGTATGCCCAAGAAAAGATCCACATTTtggaaaaagaatattagacaaaatatattattcaaataatgTTAAGTGTGGTATGAATTctgattttaattttttaaaaaattgtaaaaaaaagaaaatatactttttgtacgctttgtttttcttatttgttGTACGGCTAATACTAGATATTGCTTCAATAGATTTTAAGAACTGGAATAttaacttaaattttttacgaGAATGGGAGATACCAGCACAAATGTTAAGCTATATATTgactttaatatttttactaataactatttatatatttaataagattaaaaaatatgataaaatgttacatataaaaagtaaaatgaataatagcCAATATCGCGACTTCCGTAAAATAGGTTTTTAA
- the PmUG01_00067800 gene encoding Plasmodium exported protein, unknown function gives MKENIKSLIFNKTFAFLLFIWMSYDINNVRGIISLDKQHGYITLRSNRLLLDDPLDLGSIEYLNFDDSNATLQDEDKYKNNCRTKSEIGESRESFLSMEELYKLDSEKRSSLLSRIDRFCEKNIFNQLDSIHKIKDNKFINEMTKNKKIYKKVALAVIPPYSVIGAGLIIVTVLSYVFCNTLLKNVGSIAFQIVTVALIACMPFLFIMCIVYIFRKFMKYEKIYENKPKLSQNVLNFLFGKTFNKT, from the exons atgaaagaaaatattaagtcgctaatttttaataaaacatttgcatttttgctttttatttgGATGAgttatgatataaataatgtg aGGGGTATCATATCGTTAGATAAACAACATGGCTATATTACTTTAAGAAGTAATAGACTATTATTAGATGACCCACTTGATTTGGGATCAATTGagtatttaaattttgaCGATAGTAACGCTACATTACAGGAcgaagataaatataaaaataactgtAGAACTAAATCCGAAATAGGAGAATCAAGGGAAAGCTTTTTAAGTATGGAAGAATTGTATAAATTAGATAGTGAAAAAAGGTCCTCATTACTTAGTAGAATAGATAGGTtttgtgaaaaaaatatctttaatCAGTTAGATTccatacataaaattaaggataataagtttattaatgaaatgactaaaaacaaaaagatatataaaaaggtGGCTTTAGCAGTTATTCCACCTTATTCAGTTATAGGTGCAGGATTAATAATAGTTACAGTATTAAGTTATGTATTTTGTAATACCTTATTGAAGAATGTAGGATCAATTGCATTTCAAATTGTAACTGTAGCTTTGATAGCATGTATGCCATTCTTATTTATAATGtgtattgtttatattttcagaaaatttatgaaatatgaaaaaatatatgaaaataaaccAAAACTTTCtcaaaatgtattaaattttttgtttggAAAAACTTTTAATAAGACATAA
- the PmUG01_00068100 gene encoding PIR protein: MASGVTVENDNCVELFLRYKDDFDKTIQDFNDRTTELNPGSKCATILKHDNDFTEPCQEIGAYLMKIQKDYFSERIRRCKYLNYWINNKEKYNKLSSWFNGYNEFSSKLGHICEQYIKQIDKTTLTKFNELYDLYEKFNNFIKNVATQSVNCQSAQGCYDLYIRYYIECEESNSNEFCEELNNFREAYNKQMINVTACPNVPRILEPKKNYVFFASLTTLTVLIATFTLFLLYKFTPIKSWLYSRLQRKKIIQLIEVEEKKRESLVNTCEEVSRNYEESFHNVCYQPQGVV; the protein is encoded by the exons ATGGCATCTGGAGTTACAGTAGAAAAC gATAATTGCGTGGAATTATTTCTTAGATACAAAGATGATTTTGATAAGACTATTCAAGATTTTAATGATAGAACTACTGAACTAAATCCTGGAAGTAAATGTGCTACAATACTTAAGCATGATAATGACTTTACAGAACCTTGCCAAGAAATTGGCGcgtatttaatgaaaatacagAAGGATTATTTTTCTGAAAGAATAAGACGTTGTAAATACTTGAATTACTggataaataataaagaaaaatataataagttaTCTAGTTGGTTTAATGGATATAATGAATTTTCTTCCAAACTTGGTCATATATGTGagcaatatataaaacaaattgaTAAAACAActttaacaaaatttaatgaaCTTTATGACTTATATGAAAAgtttaacaattttattaaaaatgttgcAACTCAAAGTGTTAATTGTCAAAGTGCTCAAGGATGTTATGACTTATATATTAGATATTATATTGAGTGTGAAGAAAGTAATAGTAATGAATTTTGTGAGGAGTTGAACAATTTTAGGGAAgcatataataaacaaatgatAAATGTAACTGCTTGTCCTAATGTACCAAGAATTTTAGAACCtaaaaagaattatgtattttttgcCAGTTTAACAACTCTTACAGTATTAATAGCAACTTTCACTTTATTCCTATTATATaag TTTACTCCAATAAAATCATGGTTATATAGTCGTttacaaaggaaaaaaataattcaactTATTGaagtagaagaaaaaaaaagagaatccTTAGTAAACACATGTGAAGAAGTAAGTAGAAATTATGAAGAAAGTTTTCATAATGTATGTTATCAACCTCAAGGAGTAgtttaa
- the PmUG01_00067300 gene encoding tryptophan-rich protein codes for MKSILFFVSASAVIFKLSSTSESVNGCFSGICSGKTKPALCKSYTTSEDMPIAYLRQTIEKNILSEESRKTFDWELWLRKQEKEMIEDFEKEHAALLKNKNEAFNNFLNRLEEKWSHYNPRMHEEYQSDLYDVCSNWSDDEWIEWFRTRGLDYIISDFESWFNENINVSAYNKIMTSKLTNWSKRKKCEWNSDPNRYYEALYWIRWNEKALYEDPDINIKVSAYLYWVKRKKMKRNSGTV; via the exons atGAAATCAATACTCTTTTTTGTATCAGCTTCCGctgttatatttaaattatcttcTACCTCTGAAAGTGTTAATGGTTGCTTTAGTGgg ataTGTAGTGGAAAAACAAAACCTGCACTTTGTAAATCTTATACTACTTCTGAAGATATGCCAATAGCATATTTAAGACAAACGATAGAGAAAAACATTCTATCAGAAGAATCACGTAAAACATTTGATTGGGAATTATGGTTGAGGAAAcaggaaaaagaaatgataGAAGATTTTGAAAAGGAACATGCTGCTTtgttaaaaaacaaaaatgaagcatttaataattttttgaacaGATTAGAGGAAAAATGGTCGCATTATAATCCCAGAATGCACGAAGAATATCAGTCAGATCTTTATGATGTATGTTCTAACTGGAGTGACGATGAATGGATAGAGTGGTTCAGAACACGTGGATTAGACTATATAATATCAGATTTTGAAAGTTGGTTCaacgaaaatataaatgtgtccgcctacaataaaattatgacaTCCAAATTGACTAACTGGAGTAAAAGGAAGAAATGTGAATGGAATTCAGATCCAAATAGATATTACGAAGCGCTTTATTGGATACGTTGGAATGAAAAAGCATTATATGAAGATCcagatattaatataaaagtttCAGCCTATTTATATTgggtaaaaagaaaaaaaatgaaaagaaacaGTGGGACCGTTTAA
- the PmUG01_00068000 gene encoding Plasmodium exported protein, unknown function: MERKIKLNFLFKIFMFIFLIWICHFDNDISIDNEYLYKKYFADIKIVTRSYRLLGKHKQEKCSDIVYIKGDTPTIKEYQKLNTYNSIKVNKGINKKQNECSLYNAGGYENGRRSKNFVHYGRNSKLGKRKFDKIYYRNTLRNSTIADFKFLRDVTKQKAVLICILLSFHAIIGILLSFLIPTQNVKGKIMISKLWYYGEIVGFPIFTFIVILSFIYLFRSIAKYIKIINKKREIHNTAYPSTSKIFHNSYNI; this comes from the exons ATGGaacgaaaaattaaattaaactttttatttaaaatttttatgtttatctttttaatttgGATATGTCATTTTGATAATGATATT aGTATCGATAAtgaatatttgtataaaaagTACTTTgctgatataaaaatagttacAAGATCATATCGATTACTAGGAAAGCATAAGCAGGAAAAATGTTCagatattgtatatataaaaggtgATACACCAACTATCAAGGAATACCAAAAATTGAATACttataatagtataaaagtaaacaaaggcataaataaaaagcaaaatgaatgttcattatataatgcAGGAGGTTATGAAAATGGTAGGAgaagtaaaaattttgtgCACTACGGAAGAAATTCAAAAttaggaaaaagaaaattcgACAAAATATACTATAGAAATACACTTAGGAATTCTACTATTGCAGATTTTAAGTTTTTAAGAGATGTTACAAAACAAAAAGCAGttcttatttgtattttattgaGCTTCCATGCAATAATTGGAATACTACTAAGTTTTTTAATACCAACCCAAAATGTAAAAGGTAAAATTATGATTTCAAAGCTTTGGTATTATGGAGAAATTGTAGGATTTcctatatttacatttatagtTATACTATCGTTTATTTATCTCTTCAGGTCAATTGCAAAGtatataaagataataaataagaaacgTGAAATACATAATACGGCGTATCCTTCTACTAGTAAAATCTTTCATAacagttataatatataa